The following coding sequences lie in one Eubacterium ventriosum genomic window:
- a CDS encoding ABC transporter permease subunit, with translation MKTIIKRSILDYLKNPVLWVGLIIIVASMYQCLSPYLQIHYIKQNEQVTQNDVALEDADVMDGYIPTSDDKERRREWEDTIKETLMDTSQNGFGFSRQEADHVMKEIQNMDVKTASEFLESQYGYYNALYAYEDLEIHKGTAEEINHYIEQKLSEHSFSWYFAKKFTDFAGLHMAFFATVLLSFLFIQDTRKSTYELLHTKPVTAIQYICGKVISGFISMLGVLVILNIIFFMLCLKTSLESGFPVTPIDFCVNSLIYIVPNLLMICCVYTITAVIFKNPLPAAPILFLHIIYSNMLTMKNDIYYMRPFSIMVRFPGRFFETHVAQMSNINQIMLVISSVILVCISVTIWKRRRVH, from the coding sequence ATGAAAACAATCATAAAAAGAAGTATACTTGATTATTTAAAGAACCCTGTTTTGTGGGTTGGTTTGATTATTATAGTCGCCAGTATGTATCAATGTCTGTCACCGTATTTGCAAATTCATTATATCAAACAGAATGAACAGGTCACACAAAATGATGTAGCATTGGAAGATGCCGATGTCATGGATGGGTACATTCCCACATCTGATGATAAAGAAAGAAGAAGGGAGTGGGAAGATACGATCAAAGAGACGTTAATGGACACCTCCCAAAATGGTTTTGGATTTAGCAGGCAGGAAGCGGATCATGTAATGAAAGAAATTCAGAATATGGATGTAAAGACTGCTTCTGAGTTTTTGGAATCCCAATATGGCTATTATAATGCGTTATATGCTTATGAAGACCTTGAAATTCATAAGGGGACAGCAGAAGAAATCAATCATTATATCGAACAGAAATTATCCGAACATTCTTTTTCATGGTACTTTGCAAAAAAATTTACGGATTTTGCAGGATTGCATATGGCCTTTTTTGCAACAGTCTTGCTATCATTTCTATTTATTCAGGATACACGAAAAAGTACCTATGAATTATTACATACAAAGCCTGTTACGGCAATCCAATATATATGTGGGAAAGTAATAAGCGGATTCATTAGTATGCTGGGAGTATTAGTGATTTTGAATATTATATTCTTTATGCTGTGTTTGAAAACGTCTTTAGAATCGGGCTTTCCAGTAACACCAATTGATTTTTGCGTGAATTCTCTGATCTATATTGTGCCGAATCTTTTGATGATATGTTGTGTCTATACAATTACAGCAGTAATATTTAAAAATCCGCTTCCGGCAGCACCAATCTTGTTTTTACACATTATATATTCAAATATGCTGACCATGAAGAATGATATTTATTATATGAGACCGTTCTCTATTATGGTGCGATTCCCTGGCAGATTTTTTGAAACACACGTA
- a CDS encoding sensor histidine kinase: protein MEKIRNLSLKKTILFYFVISLTAAFLLSGFTVHFARNMQNKIWEKYIDYADYTDVFQQYGKKYEIEISRPNQSQMNRLDYHLSEMCDFMETYSVLIFSIVGSVAAVFFFYKNKLKTPLQELKDASQMIADNELDFHVSYENKDEMGTLCKEFEMMRSALADNNRKMWRMIDDEKALRNAIAHDIRSPLSILRGYQEMLLEFVSAESIKTEDVIDILQTGMYQIDRIEHFTENMRKMSNLEQRELQCSEIELSELAKKIEAEAVMLSKKESKLCKVERAQEQNVVKVDEELVMEVTDNLLENAVRYAQKSIALQIKKKDGFLIISVEDDGIGFVDTEEKVTEPFYHKNPQDDLKHFGLGMYISRIFCEKHGGNLKIYNARQGGAHVEALFKVE from the coding sequence ATGGAAAAAATAAGAAACTTGTCACTGAAAAAAACAATTCTGTTTTATTTTGTGATCAGCTTGACGGCAGCATTTCTGTTATCTGGATTTACAGTTCATTTTGCAAGAAATATGCAGAATAAAATATGGGAAAAATATATTGATTATGCAGATTATACGGACGTGTTTCAGCAATATGGAAAGAAATACGAGATTGAGATATCAAGACCTAATCAATCGCAGATGAATCGTTTGGACTATCATCTTTCGGAAATGTGTGACTTTATGGAAACATATTCGGTATTGATTTTTTCAATTGTTGGGAGTGTTGCTGCGGTATTCTTTTTTTATAAAAACAAGTTAAAGACACCTCTACAGGAACTAAAAGATGCCTCACAAATGATTGCAGATAATGAACTGGATTTTCATGTGTCCTATGAAAATAAAGATGAGATGGGAACTTTGTGTAAAGAATTTGAAATGATGCGAAGTGCTTTAGCAGATAACAACAGAAAGATGTGGCGAATGATTGATGACGAGAAGGCTTTGCGGAATGCAATTGCACATGATATACGTTCTCCACTTTCCATATTGCGTGGGTATCAGGAAATGCTCTTAGAGTTTGTTTCTGCTGAGAGTATAAAAACAGAGGATGTTATTGATATCTTACAAACAGGCATGTATCAGATTGACCGTATAGAGCATTTTACGGAAAACATGAGAAAAATGTCCAATTTAGAACAGAGAGAACTGCAATGCTCAGAGATAGAATTATCGGAACTGGCAAAAAAGATTGAGGCAGAAGCTGTCATGCTGTCCAAGAAGGAAAGTAAATTATGTAAGGTAGAAAGAGCACAGGAACAAAACGTTGTGAAAGTGGATGAGGAACTTGTCATGGAAGTGACAGACAACTTACTGGAAAATGCGGTTCGATATGCGCAAAAAAGTATTGCTTTGCAGATAAAGAAAAAGGATGGTTTTCTTATAATTTCTGTTGAAGATGATGGAATAGGATTTGTGGATACTGAGGAAAAAGTAACAGAGCCATTTTATCATAAGAATCCACAAGATGATTTAAAGCATTTTGGTCTAGGCATGTATATTTCTCGTATTTTCTGTGAAAAGCATGGAGGAAATCTGAAAATATATAATGCCAGACAAGGCGGTGCCCATGTAGAAGCTCTTTTCAAAGTTGAATGA